The proteins below are encoded in one region of Leptotrichia sp. oral taxon 218:
- the rfbA gene encoding glucose-1-phosphate thymidylyltransferase RfbA — MKGIILAGGSGTRLYPLTKAISKQIMPIYDKPMIYYPLSVLMLANIREILIISTPRDLPVFKELLGDGSQLGLKLEYKVQKHPNGLAEAFIIGEEFIGNDNVCLILGDNIFYGSGLSGLLEEASKLEEGAVVFGYPVKDPRAYGVVEFDKNGKAISLEEKPENPKSNYAIPGLYFYDNTVLKKVKSIKPSAREELEITSVNEKYLEEGKLSVKKFGRGVAWLDTGTHEALLEAANFVQTVQKRQGFYIACIEEIAYQKGWIGEEEVRELAKVMMKTEYGKYLIDLKK, encoded by the coding sequence ATGAAAGGAATTATTTTAGCAGGAGGAAGTGGAACGAGGCTTTATCCTTTAACAAAGGCAATTTCAAAGCAAATTATGCCAATATACGATAAACCTATGATTTACTATCCATTGTCAGTATTGATGTTGGCAAATATAAGAGAAATTTTGATTATTTCTACTCCTAGAGATCTGCCAGTGTTTAAAGAATTATTGGGAGATGGGAGTCAGTTGGGCTTGAAGTTAGAATATAAAGTACAGAAACATCCAAATGGCTTAGCTGAAGCATTCATAATAGGTGAAGAGTTTATAGGAAATGACAATGTTTGCTTAATTTTAGGAGATAACATCTTTTACGGCAGCGGTCTTTCAGGATTACTGGAAGAAGCATCAAAGTTAGAAGAAGGAGCAGTAGTATTTGGTTATCCCGTAAAAGACCCAAGAGCCTACGGAGTTGTAGAATTTGACAAAAATGGAAAAGCAATTTCATTGGAAGAAAAGCCAGAAAATCCAAAATCAAATTATGCAATACCCGGATTGTACTTCTATGATAATACGGTACTAAAAAAAGTAAAATCAATAAAACCTTCAGCAAGAGAGGAATTAGAAATTACATCTGTAAATGAAAAATATTTGGAAGAGGGCAAATTAAGCGTAAAAAAATTTGGAAGAGGCGTAGCTTGGCTTGATACTGGTACTCACGAAGCCTTATTGGAAGCAGCAAATTTTGTGCAAACTGTCCAGAAAAGACAAGGATTTTACATCGCTTGTATCGAGGAGATTGCTTATCAAAAAGGGTGGATAGGTGAAGAGGAAGTGAGAGAATTGGCGAAGGTTATGATGAAAACTGAGTATGGGAAATATTTGATTGATTTGAAAAAATAA
- a CDS encoding sugar transferase, whose amino-acid sequence MKIKKIVIIRTIYIIVLYLIYNILLNKYDYTTKYLTNFIFLIFIFIKFIFGQLDFYAERFRLKNIFVNFSIDAIFAFVFFIFLRKLEIFYVFGAVFIFQSIFRKIISSIYMKKKNVLIFGSNHIENNIQQDIINSLDYNYIGYISNNKSRATKYLIGNYDEMEKIIKENKVDLLVIVKDMQSPSFKKYLKRLFELKVNGLKVLSYEIFNEEIQKKIDASKIDEEWLLQSNGFDILNDGMQKNMKRGADLVIASTLMILLSPVALIAAILIKLESKGPIIFKQVRIGENMVPFKVYKFRSMKIHDPQKYSKYAQDNDNRVTKIGNFMRKTRIDELPQLFCILKGTMSFVGPRPEWDILAKEYEKQIPYYNLRHMIKPGLTGWAQVMYPYGENIEDTKRKLEYDLYYLKHQDLILDVLIILKTVKVILFGKGK is encoded by the coding sequence ATGAAAATAAAAAAAATCGTTATAATTCGAACGATATATATTATTGTTCTCTATTTAATTTACAATATACTGTTAAATAAATATGATTACACTACAAAGTATTTAACAAATTTTATCTTTTTAATTTTCATATTTATAAAATTTATTTTTGGACAATTAGATTTTTATGCCGAAAGGTTTAGATTAAAAAATATTTTTGTAAATTTTTCAATTGATGCAATTTTTGCATTTGTGTTTTTTATCTTTTTAAGAAAATTAGAGATATTTTATGTTTTTGGTGCAGTTTTTATCTTTCAGTCAATATTTCGAAAAATAATATCTTCAATTTACATGAAAAAGAAAAATGTCTTAATTTTTGGCTCAAACCACATTGAAAACAACATTCAGCAAGATATCATCAATAGTTTGGACTATAACTACATCGGTTATATTTCCAACAACAAAAGCCGTGCAACAAAATATTTAATTGGAAATTACGATGAGATGGAAAAAATCATAAAAGAAAATAAAGTTGATCTTCTTGTAATTGTAAAAGATATGCAAAGTCCCAGTTTTAAAAAATATTTAAAGCGACTTTTTGAACTAAAAGTAAATGGACTGAAAGTTTTGAGCTATGAGATTTTTAACGAAGAAATTCAAAAAAAAATAGATGCAAGTAAAATTGACGAAGAGTGGTTACTGCAATCCAACGGTTTTGATATTTTAAATGACGGAATGCAAAAGAATATGAAGCGTGGAGCAGATTTAGTCATAGCTTCAACGCTAATGATTTTACTCTCACCAGTAGCACTAATTGCAGCAATTTTAATAAAATTGGAGTCAAAAGGTCCAATTATTTTCAAACAAGTAAGAATCGGAGAAAATATGGTTCCATTTAAAGTTTACAAATTTAGAAGCATGAAAATACACGACCCCCAAAAATACTCAAAATATGCACAAGATAACGACAACAGAGTGACAAAAATCGGAAATTTTATGAGAAAGACAAGAATTGATGAGTTGCCACAGCTTTTTTGCATTTTAAAAGGAACAATGAGTTTTGTGGGTCCAAGACCAGAATGGGATATTTTAGCCAAAGAGTACGAAAAACAAATACCATATTACAACTTAAGACACATGATAAAACCTGGACTAACAGGCTGGGCACAAGTGATGTATCCCTACGGCGAAAATATTGAAGACACAAAAAGAAAATTAGAATATGATTTATACTATTTAAAACATCAGGATTTAATTTTGGATGTTTTAATAATATTAAAAACAGTTAAAGTAATACTTTTTGGAAAAGGGAAATAA
- a CDS encoding ABC transporter permease, whose translation MEIFKYRNLIKELVIRDIKVKYKKSILGILWSILNPLLMMMVMTVVFSTIFKSSIPNFPMYLIIGQTLFTFFSETTNMALMSIIYSAGLIKKVYIPKYIFPFSKSLFALSNLFFSLIAVFIVAIFTKIEFSFYILLFPLPIFLLFLFSFGIGLIVATYSVFFRDIAHLYQILLLIWTYVTPIFYPITILPGNLVKTILYNPLFCYITFARDLILERKISDIKLVSLCFLYSLVSMILGMYIFKKNEKQFIFYI comes from the coding sequence ATGGAGATATTCAAATATAGAAATCTTATAAAAGAATTAGTTATTAGAGATATAAAAGTGAAATATAAAAAATCTATTTTGGGGATATTATGGAGTATTTTAAATCCACTTTTAATGATGATGGTTATGACAGTTGTATTTTCAACTATATTTAAATCCTCTATACCAAATTTTCCTATGTATTTAATAATAGGACAAACGCTTTTTACTTTTTTTAGTGAAACTACAAATATGGCATTAATGTCAATAATTTATAGTGCAGGGTTAATAAAAAAAGTATATATTCCAAAATATATATTTCCATTCTCGAAAAGTTTATTTGCTCTAAGTAATCTTTTCTTTTCGCTAATAGCTGTATTTATAGTTGCTATTTTTACAAAAATTGAGTTTAGTTTTTATATACTGCTTTTTCCACTTCCAATTTTTTTGTTATTTTTATTTTCATTTGGAATAGGATTAATAGTAGCTACATATTCTGTATTTTTTAGAGATATTGCTCATTTATATCAAATATTATTATTAATATGGACATATGTAACTCCTATATTTTATCCTATAACAATATTACCAGGAAATCTTGTAAAAACAATTTTATATAATCCACTATTTTGTTATATAACATTTGCAAGAGATTTAATTTTAGAAAGGAAAATAAGTGATATTAAATTGGTTTCATTATGTTTTTTGTATTCTTTAGTAAGTATGATATTAGGAATGTATATATTTAAAAAAAATGAAAAACAATTTATCTTTTACATATAA